The genomic segment GAGCTACCACCGTTATCGCCTCACCAAAAGAAAGAATAGCCATCAGTACATTTGGCCATCCTGGTATGGCTACTGCAGGCACAGGAGATGTTCTTGCTGGTCTCCTTGGTGCATGGCTCGCCACTTCAACCGACCCCTTTATAAGTTCCAGTGCAGCAGTGGGTATGCACGGCATTACTGGAGAAATAGCTGGAAACGAAAAAGGCGTTGGAATGATTGCTTCTGATCTCGTCGAATCCCTACCAACATCGCGACAGAAGCTCCACATGATAGGCTTCGCGCGATGATACAAGTGCGCGTACCTGCAACCAGCGCAAACCTCGGACCAGGTTTCGATTGCCTCGGGATAGCTCTTGACCTAGAACTATCAGTGGTCATGACGCCTAGCGCTTATGATCACTTTAGATACACCGGAGAGGGCATGATCCCAGAAACATCTGACAATTTGATTCATGTCGGCTTCAGAGAAGCATTTAGAAGGTCCGGAAATTCGTTTCCACGAGCAACCTTTACAGTAGATAACCCAATTCCCTTGGCTCGTGGACTAGGATCTTCCTCTGCAGCCCTAATTGCTGGGGCTGCTGTTGCCGATCACATGTTAGGTAACCCTTTGGGTCGAGAAGGTGTATTCCAACTCACCGCAGAGCTCGAAGGTCATCCAGATAATGTTGCCCCCGCAACCTTTGGTGGTTTCACTGTTTCTACCAGAAATTCAGAAAACGGTTACCTAAGTAGAAGCCTCTCAATACCAGCTAATTGGCGATTACTATTTGGTGTACCAGCTTTTGAACTCGCCACCACTAAAGCTCGAGAAATACTACCTGATAAATACAATCGAAACACTACGGTTCTTACTGCAGGACGAGTAGCTCTTTGGACCCTAGCAGTTGCTGAAGAGGACCCCTCTCTTTTACGAACGGCCTCCCAAGACGACCTGCACGAACCCTACCGGGAATCCTTAATCCCTGGCTTCATGCAGACTAAACAAAAACTATACGACCACGGCGCCTATGCAGCATTTTTATCTGGCGGTGGACCATCAATTGGTGCAATTTGCGATGATTCTACTGCCCCGGAGTGCAAATCCATCCTCAATGATTTCGTTGGTTCCACCGGCCAGGTATTCGACCTCACCGCTGGAACCGGTTACCGCATAACCTAAAAGATCACTTCTGAGCCCAGAGCACCTTAAAGCCCCGAGAATCAGCAATCTTCTTAGTCTCAGCAAAAACTCCTAATAAACGTTCGTATGCAAGCTCACGATTGGCAACTAAAAACAACACCCCACCATCCCGAAGATGAGCATAAGCAGCGTTAATGAAGGCAGCAGGAAGATCCATTTTAACAGTCTTACCTACATGAAAAGGAGGGTTAACCAGAACTATGTCAAATCGTTCTTGAGGATCTAGATCGGACGTAAGGTCTGAATGCAAGACACGTGAATTAACACTCAATCGCTCAAGATTCTGCCGAGCACTGTCAACCGAAGGCCAATCGTCATCTAACGCAGTTACGTGTGCTCCACGAAGCCCAGCAAAAACACTAAGTAGGCCATAACCGCATCCTAGATCCAAGACTTGCCTCCCTTGGAGCGGCAAGTCTTGGATTGAATCAACTAGCAACCTCGTACCACTATCTATTTTCCCAGCAGAAAATACCCCTGGCCTCGCTTGCATCGGATGACCAATCGCCTCGAAATCAAGCCAAGGTGGACTTATCTGCAACGAGGAATCGCATCTTACGCCCTCAACAACCCGCCAACCAGACCGTTTTCCGATTAACCGAGTATCAAACCATCGTTTAGCAAGTTTCTCATAACGTTTTGCCCCTGATTTTTTATGAATTGTAAAAACCAGCCGCCCTGTCTTACGTAGAGCCCGATAGGCACCAGCTAACTCCGCTTCTACGCGGGCAGTTCCCCGATCAGCTTGTGGAATCAGGGCAATTGCATCTGCTGACTGTGGTACAGCATCCCATACTGCTCCAGCAAAGACCTTATATTGGCCTTCGCGCTGCATTTGCGCGGCACAAATTCCAGCCGCTCTAGAGGGTTCTAACACAATAACGGGTCCATCCCAATTAATGCCCATCGCATATCCAGAAGCAGAACCACTAGCGTCAATTAAAGATCCCTTTCCTGCACTTGCATATTCTAAAAGCACGTTAAGTCCTGGCGTAAGCCCCGGGTAACCGCGAATTCCAGGTTTAGTAATAAGTTGACCACCTTTTGGCAGCGGTACTTTTATCTCCTCGTAATGGGACTTTAACGCCGACACCGTACCAGTTTACGATGGACTAATAGAACTGGTCCGCCTTAAACTGGTACGGTCAAGAGGTGCCATGCATTTTAGGTATAGATACATCTTGTGACGACACTGGGGTTGGACTAGTACTTGATGGGAAAATCATCGCCAACGTCGTAGCCTCTCAAACAGCTCTCCATGACCGCTTCGGTGGGATTGTGCCAGAACAAGCTAGCCGCGAACACCTGTCTATTCTGGACAGCGTATTTACAGAAGCGATTAATCAAGCGGGAATCTCTTTAAAAGACATCGACACCGTAGCGGCTACCTACGGCCCCGGCCTGATAGGTTCTCTACTTGTCGGCTTATCTTATGGGCGCTCATTTGCTTGGTCGCGTAACTTAAGATTCTTGAAGATACATCACCTTGAAGGGCACATTGCCTCGAGCTTTGCAACCGAAAACGTTAAGACGCCGTTCCTTTGTCTCATTGCATCAGGTGGGCATACCAGCCTTTTTCAGGTTGATGACTGGGGATCTTATGTTGAATTAGGTTCCACTCGAGACGATGCAGCTGGCGAAGCTTTCGACAAGATCGCCCGATTATTAGGCTTGCCCTATCCAGGAGGTCCACCTCTCAGCCAACTCGCTCTTAGTGGAAATACTGACATTTACAAATTACCTAGGCCTCTCTGGGTGCAGAATGGCTTCGACTTCTCTTTTAGCGGCCTTAAGACGGCAGTAGTTACCTTGATGGACAGAACCCCAAACGCTAATCGCGCTGACGTCGCAGCTAGTTTCCAAGAAGCCGTCGTCGACTCCTTAATCCACACCACCGTTAGAGCTGCTAAACAGACTCAACTACGACGCTTAGTGGTTGCAGGCGGAGTAGCTGCCAACCAAAGGCTGAGAGAGAAACTCAAAGATCAGGACCTTGAAATACATGTTCCTCCCCCCGATCTGACAACGGACAATGGAGCCATGATTGCGTTAGCGGCCTACCGTCAGTTAAAGACCAGACCTAACAGTGATTGGACCACCGACGCCCAACCTTACCTACCACTTGCTAACTAGAATCTGCTGAGAGGCCCCTCTAGCC from the Trueperaceae bacterium genome contains:
- the thrB gene encoding homoserine kinase, coding for MIQVRVPATSANLGPGFDCLGIALDLELSVVMTPSAYDHFRYTGEGMIPETSDNLIHVGFREAFRRSGNSFPRATFTVDNPIPLARGLGSSSAALIAGAAVADHMLGNPLGREGVFQLTAELEGHPDNVAPATFGGFTVSTRNSENGYLSRSLSIPANWRLLFGVPAFELATTKAREILPDKYNRNTTVLTAGRVALWTLAVAEEDPSLLRTASQDDLHEPYRESLIPGFMQTKQKLYDHGAYAAFLSGGGPSIGAICDDSTAPECKSILNDFVGSTGQVFDLTAGTGYRIT
- the tsaD gene encoding tRNA (adenosine(37)-N6)-threonylcarbamoyltransferase complex transferase subunit TsaD, with product MLGIDTSCDDTGVGLVLDGKIIANVVASQTALHDRFGGIVPEQASREHLSILDSVFTEAINQAGISLKDIDTVAATYGPGLIGSLLVGLSYGRSFAWSRNLRFLKIHHLEGHIASSFATENVKTPFLCLIASGGHTSLFQVDDWGSYVELGSTRDDAAGEAFDKIARLLGLPYPGGPPLSQLALSGNTDIYKLPRPLWVQNGFDFSFSGLKTAVVTLMDRTPNANRADVAASFQEAVVDSLIHTTVRAAKQTQLRRLVVAGGVAANQRLREKLKDQDLEIHVPPPDLTTDNGAMIALAAYRQLKTRPNSDWTTDAQPYLPLAN